From the genome of Acipenser ruthenus chromosome 14, fAciRut3.2 maternal haplotype, whole genome shotgun sequence, one region includes:
- the LOC117419912 gene encoding protein kinase C and casein kinase substrate in neurons protein 2-like isoform X3, which produces MTGSYDDTASVMFEVSSDSFWEIGNYKRTVKRIDDGNRLCNDLMNCIHERARIEKSYAQQLTEWAKRWKQNTEKGPQYGTLERAWTAIMTEAEKVSELHLEVKGLLMSEDFEKVKNWQKEAFHKQMIGGFKETKEAEDGFRKAQKPWAKKLKEMDSIKKAYHAACKDEKLAISRENASKLDPNMNPETMKKLQDRVEKSSQEVQKIKEKYKKSLEELDKCNPQYIENMEQVFEQCQQFEEKRLGFFKEVLLEVKKHLDLSTNPSYVGIYHDLEQTIQMADAEEDLKWWRSNNGPGMAMNWPQFEDWSIDLNRSLSKREKKKHTDGITLTGMNQTSEQAAQVTKHSSSSCEKNKDSSDEETTNPFSTDTNGNSNPFDEEPSPGIEVSVRALYDYEGQEQDELSFKAGDSLTKMGNEDEQGWCKGRLSSGQIGLYPANYVEEIQ; this is translated from the exons ATGACAGGCTCTTATGATGACACTGCTTCTGTTATGTTCGAGGTTTCCAGTGACAGCTTTTGGGAG ATTGGAAACTATAAGCGTACAGTAAAACGCATTGACGATGGGAACAGGCTGTGTAATGACCTCATGAACTGCATCCATGAACGAGCACGTATAGAAAAGTCTTACGCCCAGCAGCTTACAGAGTGGGCTAAACGATGGAAGCAAAATACagaaaaag GACCACAGTATGGGACTTTAGAACGAGCCTGGACTGCCATAATGACTGAAGCAGAGAAAGTCAGTGAGCTGCACCTGGAAGTAAAAGGGCTGCTAATGAGTGAAGATTTTGAGAAGGTCAAAAACTGGCAAAAAGAGGCTTTTCATAAACAAATGATAGGAGGGTTTAAAGAAACAAAGGAAGCTGAAGATGGATTTCGAAAGGCTCAGAAACCATGGGCAAAGAAACTCAAGGag atGGACTCTATTAAGAAAGCCTACCATGCTGCCTGCAAAGATGAGAAGCTAGCAATATCCAGAGAAAATGCCAGCAAACTTGATCCAAACATGAACCCAGAGACCATGAAGAAACTACAAGACAGAGTAGAAAAGTCCAGCCAGGAAGTTCAGAAG ataaaggaaaaatataaaaaatcactTGAAGAACTGGATAAGTGCAATCCTCAGTACATTGAAAATATGGAGCAGGTGTTTGAGCAATGCCAGCAGTTTGAGGAGAAAAGACTTGGCTTCTTCAAAGAGGTTCTGCTAGAGGTCAAAAAGCATTTAGACCTGTCAACCAACCCCAG CTATGTTGGTATTTATCATGACCTGGAACAGACTATTCAAATGGCTGATGCTGAAGAGGACCTGAAATGGTGGCGATCTAACAATGGGCCAGGAATGGCTATGAACTGGCCACAGTTTGAG gaCTGGTCTATAGATCTGAACCGTTCACTCAGTAAAAGAGAGAAGAAAAAGCACACAGATGGTATAACTCTGACTGGGATGAACCAGACCTCCGAGCAGGCAGCCCAGGTTACCAAGCATAGCAGCAG cagctgtgaaaaaaacaaagactCGTCTGACGAGGAGACTACCAACCCTTTCTCTACCGATACTAACGGCAACAGCAACCCCTTTGATGAGGAGCCGTCCCCGGGGATAGAGGTGTCGGTGCGGGCGCTGTATGACTACGAGGGACAGGAGCAGGATGAGCTAAGTTTCAAAGCAG GTGATAGTCTAACCAAAATGGGAAATGAGGATGAACAAGGCTGGTGCAAAGGACGGCTGAGTAGTGGCCAAATTGGCTTGTACCCAGCGAACTACGTGGAAGAAATCCAGTAA
- the LOC117419912 gene encoding protein kinase C and casein kinase substrate in neurons protein 2-like isoform X2, which translates to MTGSYDDTASVMFEVSSDSFWEIGNYKRTVKRIDDGNRLCNDLMNCIHERARIEKSYAQQLTEWAKRWKQNTEKGPQYGTLERAWTAIMTEAEKVSELHLEVKGLLMSEDFEKVKNWQKEAFHKQMIGGFKETKEAEDGFRKAQKPWAKKLKEMDSIKKAYHAACKDEKLAISRENASKLDPNMNPETMKKLQDRVEKSSQEVQKIKEKYKKSLEELDKCNPQYIENMEQVFEQCQQFEEKRLGFFKEVLLEVKKHLDLSTNPSYVGIYHDLEQTIQMADAEEDLKWWRSNNGPGMAMNWPQFEDWSIDLNRSLSKREKKKHTDGITLTGMNQTSEQAAQVTKHSSSYLSVPNSSVQSSYNPFEDEAEEEAVVEEEKNSSPVSEKKEEIKTKNCEKNKDSSDEETTNPFSTDTNGNSNPFDEEPSPGIEVSVRALYDYEGQEQDELSFKAGDSLTKMGNEDEQGWCKGRLSSGQIGLYPANYVEEIQ; encoded by the exons ATGACAGGCTCTTATGATGACACTGCTTCTGTTATGTTCGAGGTTTCCAGTGACAGCTTTTGGGAG ATTGGAAACTATAAGCGTACAGTAAAACGCATTGACGATGGGAACAGGCTGTGTAATGACCTCATGAACTGCATCCATGAACGAGCACGTATAGAAAAGTCTTACGCCCAGCAGCTTACAGAGTGGGCTAAACGATGGAAGCAAAATACagaaaaag GACCACAGTATGGGACTTTAGAACGAGCCTGGACTGCCATAATGACTGAAGCAGAGAAAGTCAGTGAGCTGCACCTGGAAGTAAAAGGGCTGCTAATGAGTGAAGATTTTGAGAAGGTCAAAAACTGGCAAAAAGAGGCTTTTCATAAACAAATGATAGGAGGGTTTAAAGAAACAAAGGAAGCTGAAGATGGATTTCGAAAGGCTCAGAAACCATGGGCAAAGAAACTCAAGGag atGGACTCTATTAAGAAAGCCTACCATGCTGCCTGCAAAGATGAGAAGCTAGCAATATCCAGAGAAAATGCCAGCAAACTTGATCCAAACATGAACCCAGAGACCATGAAGAAACTACAAGACAGAGTAGAAAAGTCCAGCCAGGAAGTTCAGAAG ataaaggaaaaatataaaaaatcactTGAAGAACTGGATAAGTGCAATCCTCAGTACATTGAAAATATGGAGCAGGTGTTTGAGCAATGCCAGCAGTTTGAGGAGAAAAGACTTGGCTTCTTCAAAGAGGTTCTGCTAGAGGTCAAAAAGCATTTAGACCTGTCAACCAACCCCAG CTATGTTGGTATTTATCATGACCTGGAACAGACTATTCAAATGGCTGATGCTGAAGAGGACCTGAAATGGTGGCGATCTAACAATGGGCCAGGAATGGCTATGAACTGGCCACAGTTTGAG gaCTGGTCTATAGATCTGAACCGTTCACTCAGTAAAAGAGAGAAGAAAAAGCACACAGATGGTATAACTCTGACTGGGATGAACCAGACCTCCGAGCAGGCAGCCCAGGTTACCAAGCATAGCAGCAG CTACCTTAGTGTGCCGAATAGCTCGGTACAATCCAGTTATAACCCGTTTGAAGATGAAGCTGAAGAAGAAGCAGTagtggaagaagaaaaaaacagcagtCCTGTCAGTGAAAAAAAGGAGGAAATTAAAACCAAAAA ctgtgaaaaaaacaaagactCGTCTGACGAGGAGACTACCAACCCTTTCTCTACCGATACTAACGGCAACAGCAACCCCTTTGATGAGGAGCCGTCCCCGGGGATAGAGGTGTCGGTGCGGGCGCTGTATGACTACGAGGGACAGGAGCAGGATGAGCTAAGTTTCAAAGCAG GTGATAGTCTAACCAAAATGGGAAATGAGGATGAACAAGGCTGGTGCAAAGGACGGCTGAGTAGTGGCCAAATTGGCTTGTACCCAGCGAACTACGTGGAAGAAATCCAGTAA
- the LOC117419912 gene encoding protein kinase C and casein kinase substrate in neurons protein 2-like isoform X1 — MTGSYDDTASVMFEVSSDSFWEIGNYKRTVKRIDDGNRLCNDLMNCIHERARIEKSYAQQLTEWAKRWKQNTEKGPQYGTLERAWTAIMTEAEKVSELHLEVKGLLMSEDFEKVKNWQKEAFHKQMIGGFKETKEAEDGFRKAQKPWAKKLKEMDSIKKAYHAACKDEKLAISRENASKLDPNMNPETMKKLQDRVEKSSQEVQKIKEKYKKSLEELDKCNPQYIENMEQVFEQCQQFEEKRLGFFKEVLLEVKKHLDLSTNPSYVGIYHDLEQTIQMADAEEDLKWWRSNNGPGMAMNWPQFEDWSIDLNRSLSKREKKKHTDGITLTGMNQTSEQAAQVTKHSSSYLSVPNSSVQSSYNPFEDEAEEEAVVEEEKNSSPVSEKKEEIKTKNSCEKNKDSSDEETTNPFSTDTNGNSNPFDEEPSPGIEVSVRALYDYEGQEQDELSFKAGDSLTKMGNEDEQGWCKGRLSSGQIGLYPANYVEEIQ; from the exons ATGACAGGCTCTTATGATGACACTGCTTCTGTTATGTTCGAGGTTTCCAGTGACAGCTTTTGGGAG ATTGGAAACTATAAGCGTACAGTAAAACGCATTGACGATGGGAACAGGCTGTGTAATGACCTCATGAACTGCATCCATGAACGAGCACGTATAGAAAAGTCTTACGCCCAGCAGCTTACAGAGTGGGCTAAACGATGGAAGCAAAATACagaaaaag GACCACAGTATGGGACTTTAGAACGAGCCTGGACTGCCATAATGACTGAAGCAGAGAAAGTCAGTGAGCTGCACCTGGAAGTAAAAGGGCTGCTAATGAGTGAAGATTTTGAGAAGGTCAAAAACTGGCAAAAAGAGGCTTTTCATAAACAAATGATAGGAGGGTTTAAAGAAACAAAGGAAGCTGAAGATGGATTTCGAAAGGCTCAGAAACCATGGGCAAAGAAACTCAAGGag atGGACTCTATTAAGAAAGCCTACCATGCTGCCTGCAAAGATGAGAAGCTAGCAATATCCAGAGAAAATGCCAGCAAACTTGATCCAAACATGAACCCAGAGACCATGAAGAAACTACAAGACAGAGTAGAAAAGTCCAGCCAGGAAGTTCAGAAG ataaaggaaaaatataaaaaatcactTGAAGAACTGGATAAGTGCAATCCTCAGTACATTGAAAATATGGAGCAGGTGTTTGAGCAATGCCAGCAGTTTGAGGAGAAAAGACTTGGCTTCTTCAAAGAGGTTCTGCTAGAGGTCAAAAAGCATTTAGACCTGTCAACCAACCCCAG CTATGTTGGTATTTATCATGACCTGGAACAGACTATTCAAATGGCTGATGCTGAAGAGGACCTGAAATGGTGGCGATCTAACAATGGGCCAGGAATGGCTATGAACTGGCCACAGTTTGAG gaCTGGTCTATAGATCTGAACCGTTCACTCAGTAAAAGAGAGAAGAAAAAGCACACAGATGGTATAACTCTGACTGGGATGAACCAGACCTCCGAGCAGGCAGCCCAGGTTACCAAGCATAGCAGCAG CTACCTTAGTGTGCCGAATAGCTCGGTACAATCCAGTTATAACCCGTTTGAAGATGAAGCTGAAGAAGAAGCAGTagtggaagaagaaaaaaacagcagtCCTGTCAGTGAAAAAAAGGAGGAAATTAAAACCAAAAA cagctgtgaaaaaaacaaagactCGTCTGACGAGGAGACTACCAACCCTTTCTCTACCGATACTAACGGCAACAGCAACCCCTTTGATGAGGAGCCGTCCCCGGGGATAGAGGTGTCGGTGCGGGCGCTGTATGACTACGAGGGACAGGAGCAGGATGAGCTAAGTTTCAAAGCAG GTGATAGTCTAACCAAAATGGGAAATGAGGATGAACAAGGCTGGTGCAAAGGACGGCTGAGTAGTGGCCAAATTGGCTTGTACCCAGCGAACTACGTGGAAGAAATCCAGTAA
- the LOC117419912 gene encoding protein kinase C and casein kinase substrate in neurons protein 2-like isoform X4: MTGSYDDTASVMFEVSSDSFWEIGNYKRTVKRIDDGNRLCNDLMNCIHERARIEKSYAQQLTEWAKRWKQNTEKGPQYGTLERAWTAIMTEAEKVSELHLEVKGLLMSEDFEKVKNWQKEAFHKQMIGGFKETKEAEDGFRKAQKPWAKKLKEMDSIKKAYHAACKDEKLAISRENASKLDPNMNPETMKKLQDRVEKSSQEVQKIKEKYKKSLEELDKCNPQYIENMEQVFEQCQQFEEKRLGFFKEVLLEVKKHLDLSTNPSYVGIYHDLEQTIQMADAEEDLKWWRSNNGPGMAMNWPQFEDWSIDLNRSLSKREKKKHTDGITLTGMNQTSEQAAQVTKHSSSCEKNKDSSDEETTNPFSTDTNGNSNPFDEEPSPGIEVSVRALYDYEGQEQDELSFKAGDSLTKMGNEDEQGWCKGRLSSGQIGLYPANYVEEIQ; the protein is encoded by the exons ATGACAGGCTCTTATGATGACACTGCTTCTGTTATGTTCGAGGTTTCCAGTGACAGCTTTTGGGAG ATTGGAAACTATAAGCGTACAGTAAAACGCATTGACGATGGGAACAGGCTGTGTAATGACCTCATGAACTGCATCCATGAACGAGCACGTATAGAAAAGTCTTACGCCCAGCAGCTTACAGAGTGGGCTAAACGATGGAAGCAAAATACagaaaaag GACCACAGTATGGGACTTTAGAACGAGCCTGGACTGCCATAATGACTGAAGCAGAGAAAGTCAGTGAGCTGCACCTGGAAGTAAAAGGGCTGCTAATGAGTGAAGATTTTGAGAAGGTCAAAAACTGGCAAAAAGAGGCTTTTCATAAACAAATGATAGGAGGGTTTAAAGAAACAAAGGAAGCTGAAGATGGATTTCGAAAGGCTCAGAAACCATGGGCAAAGAAACTCAAGGag atGGACTCTATTAAGAAAGCCTACCATGCTGCCTGCAAAGATGAGAAGCTAGCAATATCCAGAGAAAATGCCAGCAAACTTGATCCAAACATGAACCCAGAGACCATGAAGAAACTACAAGACAGAGTAGAAAAGTCCAGCCAGGAAGTTCAGAAG ataaaggaaaaatataaaaaatcactTGAAGAACTGGATAAGTGCAATCCTCAGTACATTGAAAATATGGAGCAGGTGTTTGAGCAATGCCAGCAGTTTGAGGAGAAAAGACTTGGCTTCTTCAAAGAGGTTCTGCTAGAGGTCAAAAAGCATTTAGACCTGTCAACCAACCCCAG CTATGTTGGTATTTATCATGACCTGGAACAGACTATTCAAATGGCTGATGCTGAAGAGGACCTGAAATGGTGGCGATCTAACAATGGGCCAGGAATGGCTATGAACTGGCCACAGTTTGAG gaCTGGTCTATAGATCTGAACCGTTCACTCAGTAAAAGAGAGAAGAAAAAGCACACAGATGGTATAACTCTGACTGGGATGAACCAGACCTCCGAGCAGGCAGCCCAGGTTACCAAGCATAGCAGCAG ctgtgaaaaaaacaaagactCGTCTGACGAGGAGACTACCAACCCTTTCTCTACCGATACTAACGGCAACAGCAACCCCTTTGATGAGGAGCCGTCCCCGGGGATAGAGGTGTCGGTGCGGGCGCTGTATGACTACGAGGGACAGGAGCAGGATGAGCTAAGTTTCAAAGCAG GTGATAGTCTAACCAAAATGGGAAATGAGGATGAACAAGGCTGGTGCAAAGGACGGCTGAGTAGTGGCCAAATTGGCTTGTACCCAGCGAACTACGTGGAAGAAATCCAGTAA